One Tenebrio molitor chromosome 2, icTenMoli1.1, whole genome shotgun sequence genomic region harbors:
- the LOC138124537 gene encoding uncharacterized protein, with product MPKQKISLREKILQWTSKKDLYEIKSTREMFCKACGKLFICEKKCHLQQHEQTAIHKENIMTPLRQTLLTQNLEESANSTFNMELCNVFLAANIPWHKLQNPAFQNFLTKYCGRKIPDESTLRKNYLPKCYKDTIDRIRNELDPFNIWVSVDETTDALGRYVANCLVGKLSEDEPGKSYLLASKQLERTNHETIARFVNQSLEILWSTRVVAEKFLLFVTDGAPYMIKSGRHLKVFYPKIVHVTCLAHALNLVAEKIRYQYEDVDNLISNVKKIFVKAPLRVEMYKEKLKEMPLPPQPILTRWGTWLQAAMFYSEHFDSIKEVVMSFDGSSAVAIQKAQSIMKKPGIKNQLIYVRSNFKIICESITQLEKNGLPLTDSIKIVENVFTSLKKSPGPVAAVALKKLEDVTEKNPGYKFLLELARIFRGEDVPEHDTKMEEIYYKFAPITSCEVERSFSKYKSILVDNRQCFKVENLEQYLVCNVNT from the exons atgccgaaacaaaaaattagtttacgcgaaaaaatattacagtggacaagcaagaaagatttatatgaaataaaatcaacccgagaaatgttttgtaaagcttgtggtaaactg tttatatgcgaaaaaaaatgtcacttgcaacagcatgagcaaacggccatccataaagagaacattatgacaccgcttcggcaaacgttgctgacacagaacttggaggaatcggcaaatagtacattcaatatggaactttgtaacgtctttttagctgccaatataccatggcacaaactacaaaatcctgcgtttcagaattttctgacaaaatattgtggtagaaaaattccggatgagtctactttacggaaaaattatttaccaaaatgctacaaagat actattgaccgcattcggaatgaactggatccttttaacatatgggtttcagttgacgaaacaacagatgcacttgggcgatatgtggcgaattgtctggttgggaaactttcagaagatgaacctggaaaatcttatcttttggcgtctaaacaattagaaagaacaaatcatgagacaatagctagattcgtaaatcaatctttag aaatcttgtggagtaccagagttgttgctgaaaagtttcttttgtttgtaacggatggagcaccatatatgataaaatctggtagacaccttaaggtgttttatccaaaaattgtgcatgtcacatgcttagcgcatgctttaaatctagtggctgaaaaaattcgctatcaatatgaagatgtggataatttaatttcgaacgtgaaaaaaattttcgttaaggcacctttgagagttgaaatgtacaaagaaaaactaaaagaaatgccactgcctccacagccaattttaacacgatggggaacatggcttcaggctgctatgttttacagcgaacactttgattccattaaagaa gttgtcatgtcctttgatggaagttctgctgttgctattcaaaaagcacagtctataatgaagaaacccggaataaaaaaccaattaatttatgttcgcagtaattttaaaataatctgcgaaagtattactcaattggaaaaaaatgggttacctttaaccgattcaatcaaaattgttgaaaacgtatttacctccctaaaaaaatctccaggccctgtagcagcagtagcattaaaaaaacttgaagatgttactgaaaaaaatcctggatacaaatttcttctagaattggcaagaatttttagaggtgaagatgtgccggaacatgacaccaaaatggaagaaatttattacaaatttgcgcccattacctcttgcgaggtagaaagaagtttttcaaaatataagtccattttggtggataaccgacaatgttttaaagtagaaaatttagagcaatatcttgtatgcaatgtaaatacgtaa